The proteins below are encoded in one region of Chelonia mydas isolate rCheMyd1 chromosome 11, rCheMyd1.pri.v2, whole genome shotgun sequence:
- the FAM171B gene encoding protein FAM171B isoform X2, whose product MLKFGMWEKEKYAKLTTSKPQNMVTFACHQPGSVFMLKVQVNDIISHQYLPQAIVEVFVNYTKTNSTLTGNNGVVLIKVPYKLGLSLTIASYKEGYMLTPLPWKTGRMPIYSSVTLSLFPQSQANIWLFEDTVLITGKLSDAKSQPSVQFPKILIKLPVSHHITNVTAYLTVPQQFLKVDNFLYTTGILLNKSGFKSIELTPLAAICVNLLSAGKELKVTGPIHITLPLLPTSRVKSGDAIPAWTFDMKTGAWVNRGLGMVKNANDHLVWTYVAPHLGYWVAAPVPGTRDSIVNAVSKDITAYHTVFLTAILGGTIVIIVGFFTVLLCYCRDKCGQSHRREKNTTKLEVLKKDQTTSTTHINHISAVKGSVKLEDKSQLYMPKLSSYSPHRKTSMETEDKKAWDNFKIYTENVSYQSSNQSGHLRNSAQSLEPNVGVRQLQQPKHINSSVSQSPRDIQDQNRYLAVNEEMYGLSHIPEQLMHIYSQPVAILQTSDLFHSPEQLHVAKSATLPRKGQLVYSPMMEPTNRNSYIQTLPKMPMHSPLQPPTSRDERATLDGQQGLSSQTSNWGRYTNNLLESVSVPGTLNEAVMTPFSSELQGISEQTLLELSKGKPSPHPRAWFVSLDGKPVAQVRHSFIDLKKGRKTESNDTSLDSGVDMNEHHPSRKLEREKTFIKSMHHSKILYLEDLDLSSSESGTTVCSPDDQSVRHLLDGGSRQVLEQHTEEPPRKKNTTKGHESNTPPAKKRGRPPVTKKDSQTNIWKKREERPLIPIN is encoded by the exons ATGCTAAAATTTGGGATGTgggaaaaagagaaatatgcaaaacTGACAACCAGTAAACCACAGAATATGGTTACTTTTGCCTGTCATCAGCCTG GATCTGTGTTTATGCTGAAAGTTCAAGTAAATGACATCATCAGTCATCAGTACCTACCCCAAGCAATTGTAGAAGTGTTTGTTAACTACACAAAGACAAATTCCACCCTCACCGGAAACAATGGAGTAGTATTGATAAAAGTTCCCTACAAGTTAGGTCTAAGTTTAACTATTGCATCTTACAAAGAGGGCTACATGTTAACACCATTGCCTTGGAAGACTGGGAGAATGCCAA TATACTCATCTGTAACACTTTCACTGTTCCCACAAAGCCAAGCTAATATATGGTTGTTTGAAGATACAGTTCTAATCACTGGAAAACTGTCTG ATGCCAAATCTCAACCAAGTGTTCAGTTTCCcaaaattttaataaaacttcCTGTAAGCCACCATATTACAAACGTGACAGCCTATTTGACAGTGCCACAGCAGTTTTTGAAAGTGGACAATTTTCTGTATACAACAGGAATTCTTCTAAATAAATCAG GTTTTAAAAGCATTGAATTGACCCCTCTTGCTGCAATATGTGTAAACCTCCTTTCAGCTGGGAAAGAATTGAAAGTGACTGGTCCAATTCATATTACGCTGCCTCTTCTACCAACAAGTAGGGTAAAATCAGGAGATGCTATACCTGCATGGACATTTGATATGAAAACTG GTGCCTGGGTAAATCgtgggctgggaatggtgaaGAATGCAAATGACCATTTAGTATGGACGTATGTTGCGCCGCACTTGGGATACTGGGTAGCAGCGCCAGTGCCTGGAACCAGAG ACTCTATTGTTAATGCAGTTTCCAAGGACATAACAGCCTATCACACAGTGTTCCTTACAGCCATACTTGGAGGTACTATAGTCATTATCGTTGGATTCTTCACTGTTCTTCTCTGTTACTGCAg GGATAAATGTGGCCAATCACataggagggaaaaaaatacaactaAACTGGAGGTCTTAAAAAAAGACCAGACAACATCAACAACTCACATAAATCACATCAGTGCTGTGAAGGGGTCAGTAAAGCTAGAGGATAAGTCACAATTATACATGCCCAAGCTTTCCTCCTATAGCCCTCACAGAAAGACTTCTATGGAAACAGAGGACAAAAAAGCCTgggacaattttaaaatctacaCAGAAAATGTTTCATATCAATCATCCAATCAGAGTGGTCACTTGAGGAATTCAGCCCAGTCCTTGGAGCCTAATGTTGGAGTTAGACAATTACAGCAGCCAAAGCACATTaacagcagtgtttctcaatctcCCAGGGACATTCAAGACCAAAACCGATATCTTGCAGTGAACGAAGAGATGTATGGGCTTTCCCATATCCCAGAACAACTAATGCATATTTACAGTCAGCCTGTTGCCATCCTTCAAACCTCTGACCTGTTCCACTCTCCGGAGCAATTGCATGTGGCTAAGTCAGCTACTTTGCCAAGAAAAGGGCAATTAGTCTACAGCCCAATGATGGAGCCCACGAATCGAAACAGCTATATACAGACACTACCCAAAATGCCAATGCACTCTCCACTCCAGCCCCCCACTTCCAGAGATGAGAGAGCCACATTAGATGGTCAACAGGGCTTATCTTCACAAACTTCAAACTGGGGTCGGTATACCAATAATTTGCTGGAGTCTGTCTCTGTTCCTGGGACACTGAACGAAGCAGTTATGACACCATTTTCATCTGAACTTCAAGGTATTTCAGAGCAAACGTTATTGGAGCTTTCTAAAGGAAAACCATCCCCACACCCCAGAGCATGGTTCGTGTCACTAGATGGAAAGCCAGTCGCTCAAGTGAGGCACTCTTTTATAGATCTGAAAAAGGGCAGGAAAACAGAAAGTAATGACACCAGCCTGGACTCTGGCGTGGACATGAATGAGCATCATCCCAGTCGaaaactggagagagagaaaactttcATTAAAAGCATGCATCATTCTAAGATCCTTTATTTGGAAGATTTGGATCTGAGCAGCAGCGAAAGTGGGACCACTGTTTGTAGCCCTGATGATCAGTCTGTGAGACACCTATTGGACGGAGGAAGTAGGCAGGTCCTAGAACAGCACACTGAAGAACCACCTcggaaaaaaaacacaacaaaaggtCATGAGTCCAATACTCCTCCAGCTAAAAAAAGAGGTAGACCACCTGTAACTAAGAAAGATAGTCAAACCAATATCtggaaaaaaagagaggagaGACCACTGATTCCTATAAATTGA
- the FAM171B gene encoding protein FAM171B isoform X3 — MLLQQEHTLHWEPQEQTIFPGGSVFMLKVQVNDIISHQYLPQAIVEVFVNYTKTNSTLTGNNGVVLIKVPYKLGLSLTIASYKEGYMLTPLPWKTGRMPIYSSVTLSLFPQSQANIWLFEDTVLITGKLSDAKSQPSVQFPKILIKLPVSHHITNVTAYLTVPQQFLKVDNFLYTTGILLNKSGFKSIELTPLAAICVNLLSAGKELKVTGPIHITLPLLPTSRVKSGDAIPAWTFDMKTGAWVNRGLGMVKNANDHLVWTYVAPHLGYWVAAPVPGTRDSIVNAVSKDITAYHTVFLTAILGGTIVIIVGFFTVLLCYCRDKCGQSHRREKNTTKLEVLKKDQTTSTTHINHISAVKGSVKLEDKSQLYMPKLSSYSPHRKTSMETEDKKAWDNFKIYTENVSYQSSNQSGHLRNSAQSLEPNVGVRQLQQPKHINSSVSQSPRDIQDQNRYLAVNEEMYGLSHIPEQLMHIYSQPVAILQTSDLFHSPEQLHVAKSATLPRKGQLVYSPMMEPTNRNSYIQTLPKMPMHSPLQPPTSRDERATLDGQQGLSSQTSNWGRYTNNLLESVSVPGTLNEAVMTPFSSELQGISEQTLLELSKGKPSPHPRAWFVSLDGKPVAQVRHSFIDLKKGRKTESNDTSLDSGVDMNEHHPSRKLEREKTFIKSMHHSKILYLEDLDLSSSESGTTVCSPDDQSVRHLLDGGSRQVLEQHTEEPPRKKNTTKGHESNTPPAKKRGRPPVTKKDSQTNIWKKREERPLIPIN; from the exons GATCTGTGTTTATGCTGAAAGTTCAAGTAAATGACATCATCAGTCATCAGTACCTACCCCAAGCAATTGTAGAAGTGTTTGTTAACTACACAAAGACAAATTCCACCCTCACCGGAAACAATGGAGTAGTATTGATAAAAGTTCCCTACAAGTTAGGTCTAAGTTTAACTATTGCATCTTACAAAGAGGGCTACATGTTAACACCATTGCCTTGGAAGACTGGGAGAATGCCAA TATACTCATCTGTAACACTTTCACTGTTCCCACAAAGCCAAGCTAATATATGGTTGTTTGAAGATACAGTTCTAATCACTGGAAAACTGTCTG ATGCCAAATCTCAACCAAGTGTTCAGTTTCCcaaaattttaataaaacttcCTGTAAGCCACCATATTACAAACGTGACAGCCTATTTGACAGTGCCACAGCAGTTTTTGAAAGTGGACAATTTTCTGTATACAACAGGAATTCTTCTAAATAAATCAG GTTTTAAAAGCATTGAATTGACCCCTCTTGCTGCAATATGTGTAAACCTCCTTTCAGCTGGGAAAGAATTGAAAGTGACTGGTCCAATTCATATTACGCTGCCTCTTCTACCAACAAGTAGGGTAAAATCAGGAGATGCTATACCTGCATGGACATTTGATATGAAAACTG GTGCCTGGGTAAATCgtgggctgggaatggtgaaGAATGCAAATGACCATTTAGTATGGACGTATGTTGCGCCGCACTTGGGATACTGGGTAGCAGCGCCAGTGCCTGGAACCAGAG ACTCTATTGTTAATGCAGTTTCCAAGGACATAACAGCCTATCACACAGTGTTCCTTACAGCCATACTTGGAGGTACTATAGTCATTATCGTTGGATTCTTCACTGTTCTTCTCTGTTACTGCAg GGATAAATGTGGCCAATCACataggagggaaaaaaatacaactaAACTGGAGGTCTTAAAAAAAGACCAGACAACATCAACAACTCACATAAATCACATCAGTGCTGTGAAGGGGTCAGTAAAGCTAGAGGATAAGTCACAATTATACATGCCCAAGCTTTCCTCCTATAGCCCTCACAGAAAGACTTCTATGGAAACAGAGGACAAAAAAGCCTgggacaattttaaaatctacaCAGAAAATGTTTCATATCAATCATCCAATCAGAGTGGTCACTTGAGGAATTCAGCCCAGTCCTTGGAGCCTAATGTTGGAGTTAGACAATTACAGCAGCCAAAGCACATTaacagcagtgtttctcaatctcCCAGGGACATTCAAGACCAAAACCGATATCTTGCAGTGAACGAAGAGATGTATGGGCTTTCCCATATCCCAGAACAACTAATGCATATTTACAGTCAGCCTGTTGCCATCCTTCAAACCTCTGACCTGTTCCACTCTCCGGAGCAATTGCATGTGGCTAAGTCAGCTACTTTGCCAAGAAAAGGGCAATTAGTCTACAGCCCAATGATGGAGCCCACGAATCGAAACAGCTATATACAGACACTACCCAAAATGCCAATGCACTCTCCACTCCAGCCCCCCACTTCCAGAGATGAGAGAGCCACATTAGATGGTCAACAGGGCTTATCTTCACAAACTTCAAACTGGGGTCGGTATACCAATAATTTGCTGGAGTCTGTCTCTGTTCCTGGGACACTGAACGAAGCAGTTATGACACCATTTTCATCTGAACTTCAAGGTATTTCAGAGCAAACGTTATTGGAGCTTTCTAAAGGAAAACCATCCCCACACCCCAGAGCATGGTTCGTGTCACTAGATGGAAAGCCAGTCGCTCAAGTGAGGCACTCTTTTATAGATCTGAAAAAGGGCAGGAAAACAGAAAGTAATGACACCAGCCTGGACTCTGGCGTGGACATGAATGAGCATCATCCCAGTCGaaaactggagagagagaaaactttcATTAAAAGCATGCATCATTCTAAGATCCTTTATTTGGAAGATTTGGATCTGAGCAGCAGCGAAAGTGGGACCACTGTTTGTAGCCCTGATGATCAGTCTGTGAGACACCTATTGGACGGAGGAAGTAGGCAGGTCCTAGAACAGCACACTGAAGAACCACCTcggaaaaaaaacacaacaaaaggtCATGAGTCCAATACTCCTCCAGCTAAAAAAAGAGGTAGACCACCTGTAACTAAGAAAGATAGTCAAACCAATATCtggaaaaaaagagaggagaGACCACTGATTCCTATAAATTGA
- the FAM171B gene encoding protein FAM171B isoform X1: MPGLCGRFPSMLLGLAAALLLRGRLLPAAAATSPAELSRSRPGAPSAATAGSVFMLKVQVNDIISHQYLPQAIVEVFVNYTKTNSTLTGNNGVVLIKVPYKLGLSLTIASYKEGYMLTPLPWKTGRMPIYSSVTLSLFPQSQANIWLFEDTVLITGKLSDAKSQPSVQFPKILIKLPVSHHITNVTAYLTVPQQFLKVDNFLYTTGILLNKSGFKSIELTPLAAICVNLLSAGKELKVTGPIHITLPLLPTSRVKSGDAIPAWTFDMKTGAWVNRGLGMVKNANDHLVWTYVAPHLGYWVAAPVPGTRDSIVNAVSKDITAYHTVFLTAILGGTIVIIVGFFTVLLCYCRDKCGQSHRREKNTTKLEVLKKDQTTSTTHINHISAVKGSVKLEDKSQLYMPKLSSYSPHRKTSMETEDKKAWDNFKIYTENVSYQSSNQSGHLRNSAQSLEPNVGVRQLQQPKHINSSVSQSPRDIQDQNRYLAVNEEMYGLSHIPEQLMHIYSQPVAILQTSDLFHSPEQLHVAKSATLPRKGQLVYSPMMEPTNRNSYIQTLPKMPMHSPLQPPTSRDERATLDGQQGLSSQTSNWGRYTNNLLESVSVPGTLNEAVMTPFSSELQGISEQTLLELSKGKPSPHPRAWFVSLDGKPVAQVRHSFIDLKKGRKTESNDTSLDSGVDMNEHHPSRKLEREKTFIKSMHHSKILYLEDLDLSSSESGTTVCSPDDQSVRHLLDGGSRQVLEQHTEEPPRKKNTTKGHESNTPPAKKRGRPPVTKKDSQTNIWKKREERPLIPIN, encoded by the exons GATCTGTGTTTATGCTGAAAGTTCAAGTAAATGACATCATCAGTCATCAGTACCTACCCCAAGCAATTGTAGAAGTGTTTGTTAACTACACAAAGACAAATTCCACCCTCACCGGAAACAATGGAGTAGTATTGATAAAAGTTCCCTACAAGTTAGGTCTAAGTTTAACTATTGCATCTTACAAAGAGGGCTACATGTTAACACCATTGCCTTGGAAGACTGGGAGAATGCCAA TATACTCATCTGTAACACTTTCACTGTTCCCACAAAGCCAAGCTAATATATGGTTGTTTGAAGATACAGTTCTAATCACTGGAAAACTGTCTG ATGCCAAATCTCAACCAAGTGTTCAGTTTCCcaaaattttaataaaacttcCTGTAAGCCACCATATTACAAACGTGACAGCCTATTTGACAGTGCCACAGCAGTTTTTGAAAGTGGACAATTTTCTGTATACAACAGGAATTCTTCTAAATAAATCAG GTTTTAAAAGCATTGAATTGACCCCTCTTGCTGCAATATGTGTAAACCTCCTTTCAGCTGGGAAAGAATTGAAAGTGACTGGTCCAATTCATATTACGCTGCCTCTTCTACCAACAAGTAGGGTAAAATCAGGAGATGCTATACCTGCATGGACATTTGATATGAAAACTG GTGCCTGGGTAAATCgtgggctgggaatggtgaaGAATGCAAATGACCATTTAGTATGGACGTATGTTGCGCCGCACTTGGGATACTGGGTAGCAGCGCCAGTGCCTGGAACCAGAG ACTCTATTGTTAATGCAGTTTCCAAGGACATAACAGCCTATCACACAGTGTTCCTTACAGCCATACTTGGAGGTACTATAGTCATTATCGTTGGATTCTTCACTGTTCTTCTCTGTTACTGCAg GGATAAATGTGGCCAATCACataggagggaaaaaaatacaactaAACTGGAGGTCTTAAAAAAAGACCAGACAACATCAACAACTCACATAAATCACATCAGTGCTGTGAAGGGGTCAGTAAAGCTAGAGGATAAGTCACAATTATACATGCCCAAGCTTTCCTCCTATAGCCCTCACAGAAAGACTTCTATGGAAACAGAGGACAAAAAAGCCTgggacaattttaaaatctacaCAGAAAATGTTTCATATCAATCATCCAATCAGAGTGGTCACTTGAGGAATTCAGCCCAGTCCTTGGAGCCTAATGTTGGAGTTAGACAATTACAGCAGCCAAAGCACATTaacagcagtgtttctcaatctcCCAGGGACATTCAAGACCAAAACCGATATCTTGCAGTGAACGAAGAGATGTATGGGCTTTCCCATATCCCAGAACAACTAATGCATATTTACAGTCAGCCTGTTGCCATCCTTCAAACCTCTGACCTGTTCCACTCTCCGGAGCAATTGCATGTGGCTAAGTCAGCTACTTTGCCAAGAAAAGGGCAATTAGTCTACAGCCCAATGATGGAGCCCACGAATCGAAACAGCTATATACAGACACTACCCAAAATGCCAATGCACTCTCCACTCCAGCCCCCCACTTCCAGAGATGAGAGAGCCACATTAGATGGTCAACAGGGCTTATCTTCACAAACTTCAAACTGGGGTCGGTATACCAATAATTTGCTGGAGTCTGTCTCTGTTCCTGGGACACTGAACGAAGCAGTTATGACACCATTTTCATCTGAACTTCAAGGTATTTCAGAGCAAACGTTATTGGAGCTTTCTAAAGGAAAACCATCCCCACACCCCAGAGCATGGTTCGTGTCACTAGATGGAAAGCCAGTCGCTCAAGTGAGGCACTCTTTTATAGATCTGAAAAAGGGCAGGAAAACAGAAAGTAATGACACCAGCCTGGACTCTGGCGTGGACATGAATGAGCATCATCCCAGTCGaaaactggagagagagaaaactttcATTAAAAGCATGCATCATTCTAAGATCCTTTATTTGGAAGATTTGGATCTGAGCAGCAGCGAAAGTGGGACCACTGTTTGTAGCCCTGATGATCAGTCTGTGAGACACCTATTGGACGGAGGAAGTAGGCAGGTCCTAGAACAGCACACTGAAGAACCACCTcggaaaaaaaacacaacaaaaggtCATGAGTCCAATACTCCTCCAGCTAAAAAAAGAGGTAGACCACCTGTAACTAAGAAAGATAGTCAAACCAATATCtggaaaaaaagagaggagaGACCACTGATTCCTATAAATTGA
- the FAM171B gene encoding protein FAM171B isoform X4: MLKVQVNDIISHQYLPQAIVEVFVNYTKTNSTLTGNNGVVLIKVPYKLGLSLTIASYKEGYMLTPLPWKTGRMPIYSSVTLSLFPQSQANIWLFEDTVLITGKLSDAKSQPSVQFPKILIKLPVSHHITNVTAYLTVPQQFLKVDNFLYTTGILLNKSGFKSIELTPLAAICVNLLSAGKELKVTGPIHITLPLLPTSRVKSGDAIPAWTFDMKTGAWVNRGLGMVKNANDHLVWTYVAPHLGYWVAAPVPGTRDSIVNAVSKDITAYHTVFLTAILGGTIVIIVGFFTVLLCYCRDKCGQSHRREKNTTKLEVLKKDQTTSTTHINHISAVKGSVKLEDKSQLYMPKLSSYSPHRKTSMETEDKKAWDNFKIYTENVSYQSSNQSGHLRNSAQSLEPNVGVRQLQQPKHINSSVSQSPRDIQDQNRYLAVNEEMYGLSHIPEQLMHIYSQPVAILQTSDLFHSPEQLHVAKSATLPRKGQLVYSPMMEPTNRNSYIQTLPKMPMHSPLQPPTSRDERATLDGQQGLSSQTSNWGRYTNNLLESVSVPGTLNEAVMTPFSSELQGISEQTLLELSKGKPSPHPRAWFVSLDGKPVAQVRHSFIDLKKGRKTESNDTSLDSGVDMNEHHPSRKLEREKTFIKSMHHSKILYLEDLDLSSSESGTTVCSPDDQSVRHLLDGGSRQVLEQHTEEPPRKKNTTKGHESNTPPAKKRGRPPVTKKDSQTNIWKKREERPLIPIN; this comes from the exons ATGCTGAAAGTTCAAGTAAATGACATCATCAGTCATCAGTACCTACCCCAAGCAATTGTAGAAGTGTTTGTTAACTACACAAAGACAAATTCCACCCTCACCGGAAACAATGGAGTAGTATTGATAAAAGTTCCCTACAAGTTAGGTCTAAGTTTAACTATTGCATCTTACAAAGAGGGCTACATGTTAACACCATTGCCTTGGAAGACTGGGAGAATGCCAA TATACTCATCTGTAACACTTTCACTGTTCCCACAAAGCCAAGCTAATATATGGTTGTTTGAAGATACAGTTCTAATCACTGGAAAACTGTCTG ATGCCAAATCTCAACCAAGTGTTCAGTTTCCcaaaattttaataaaacttcCTGTAAGCCACCATATTACAAACGTGACAGCCTATTTGACAGTGCCACAGCAGTTTTTGAAAGTGGACAATTTTCTGTATACAACAGGAATTCTTCTAAATAAATCAG GTTTTAAAAGCATTGAATTGACCCCTCTTGCTGCAATATGTGTAAACCTCCTTTCAGCTGGGAAAGAATTGAAAGTGACTGGTCCAATTCATATTACGCTGCCTCTTCTACCAACAAGTAGGGTAAAATCAGGAGATGCTATACCTGCATGGACATTTGATATGAAAACTG GTGCCTGGGTAAATCgtgggctgggaatggtgaaGAATGCAAATGACCATTTAGTATGGACGTATGTTGCGCCGCACTTGGGATACTGGGTAGCAGCGCCAGTGCCTGGAACCAGAG ACTCTATTGTTAATGCAGTTTCCAAGGACATAACAGCCTATCACACAGTGTTCCTTACAGCCATACTTGGAGGTACTATAGTCATTATCGTTGGATTCTTCACTGTTCTTCTCTGTTACTGCAg GGATAAATGTGGCCAATCACataggagggaaaaaaatacaactaAACTGGAGGTCTTAAAAAAAGACCAGACAACATCAACAACTCACATAAATCACATCAGTGCTGTGAAGGGGTCAGTAAAGCTAGAGGATAAGTCACAATTATACATGCCCAAGCTTTCCTCCTATAGCCCTCACAGAAAGACTTCTATGGAAACAGAGGACAAAAAAGCCTgggacaattttaaaatctacaCAGAAAATGTTTCATATCAATCATCCAATCAGAGTGGTCACTTGAGGAATTCAGCCCAGTCCTTGGAGCCTAATGTTGGAGTTAGACAATTACAGCAGCCAAAGCACATTaacagcagtgtttctcaatctcCCAGGGACATTCAAGACCAAAACCGATATCTTGCAGTGAACGAAGAGATGTATGGGCTTTCCCATATCCCAGAACAACTAATGCATATTTACAGTCAGCCTGTTGCCATCCTTCAAACCTCTGACCTGTTCCACTCTCCGGAGCAATTGCATGTGGCTAAGTCAGCTACTTTGCCAAGAAAAGGGCAATTAGTCTACAGCCCAATGATGGAGCCCACGAATCGAAACAGCTATATACAGACACTACCCAAAATGCCAATGCACTCTCCACTCCAGCCCCCCACTTCCAGAGATGAGAGAGCCACATTAGATGGTCAACAGGGCTTATCTTCACAAACTTCAAACTGGGGTCGGTATACCAATAATTTGCTGGAGTCTGTCTCTGTTCCTGGGACACTGAACGAAGCAGTTATGACACCATTTTCATCTGAACTTCAAGGTATTTCAGAGCAAACGTTATTGGAGCTTTCTAAAGGAAAACCATCCCCACACCCCAGAGCATGGTTCGTGTCACTAGATGGAAAGCCAGTCGCTCAAGTGAGGCACTCTTTTATAGATCTGAAAAAGGGCAGGAAAACAGAAAGTAATGACACCAGCCTGGACTCTGGCGTGGACATGAATGAGCATCATCCCAGTCGaaaactggagagagagaaaactttcATTAAAAGCATGCATCATTCTAAGATCCTTTATTTGGAAGATTTGGATCTGAGCAGCAGCGAAAGTGGGACCACTGTTTGTAGCCCTGATGATCAGTCTGTGAGACACCTATTGGACGGAGGAAGTAGGCAGGTCCTAGAACAGCACACTGAAGAACCACCTcggaaaaaaaacacaacaaaaggtCATGAGTCCAATACTCCTCCAGCTAAAAAAAGAGGTAGACCACCTGTAACTAAGAAAGATAGTCAAACCAATATCtggaaaaaaagagaggagaGACCACTGATTCCTATAAATTGA